A window of Candidatus Eisenbacteria bacterium contains these coding sequences:
- a CDS encoding chemotaxis protein, with amino-acid sequence MPHKLAIAFLHGIGRTEPGYSEPMRSALLRAFASGAGVPETDVTEELVFEEVNWSPALSRPEAELWRRVHEDGPLRYGRLRDFMVHFAGDAIAYQPSPHDRSAYDAIHEVVADSLASLAARAGARAPLCVIAHSLGTVIASNYLYDLMKRRGSFMGECVRERINGTPLERGETLALLVTMGSPIALWSLRYPRFGEPVRMPCLERHHPGLHGRWINVYDPDDVIGYPLRGLNAKYRKAVTEDRAVDVGSLLTRWTPLSHTAYWGSRSVAETIADHLAAAWRASSAIALVPERRTSRRTRRPSATSSGRAPRTPSA; translated from the coding sequence ATGCCGCACAAGCTCGCGATCGCCTTCCTGCACGGCATCGGACGCACCGAGCCCGGATACTCCGAACCGATGCGAAGCGCCCTCCTGCGGGCGTTCGCTTCCGGTGCGGGCGTTCCGGAGACGGACGTGACGGAGGAGCTCGTCTTCGAGGAGGTGAACTGGAGCCCCGCGCTGAGCCGCCCCGAGGCCGAGCTCTGGAGACGCGTCCACGAGGACGGACCCCTCCGGTACGGACGGCTCCGTGACTTCATGGTCCACTTCGCCGGGGACGCGATCGCGTACCAGCCGTCGCCGCACGATCGTTCGGCCTACGACGCCATCCACGAGGTCGTGGCCGATTCGCTCGCGAGCCTCGCCGCGCGCGCTGGGGCGCGCGCGCCGCTCTGCGTCATCGCGCACAGCCTGGGGACCGTGATCGCCAGCAACTATCTCTACGACCTGATGAAGCGGCGCGGCTCCTTCATGGGGGAGTGTGTCCGCGAGCGCATCAACGGCACGCCGCTCGAGCGAGGGGAGACGCTCGCGCTCCTCGTCACGATGGGGAGCCCGATCGCGCTCTGGAGTCTGCGCTATCCGCGATTCGGCGAGCCGGTCCGGATGCCGTGCCTCGAGCGGCACCATCCGGGGCTCCACGGAAGGTGGATCAACGTCTACGATCCGGATGACGTGATCGGATATCCGCTGCGTGGTTTGAACGCGAAGTACCGGAAGGCCGTGACGGAGGATCGCGCGGTGGACGTGGGGTCCCTCCTCACGCGCTGGACGCCGCTCTCGCACACGGCGTACTGGGGAAGCCGCTCGGTCGCGGAGACGATCGCGGATCACCTGGCCGCGGCGTGGCGCGCGAGCAG